In the genome of Bacteroidota bacterium, one region contains:
- a CDS encoding isoaspartyl peptidase/L-asparaginase, producing MKLIIHGGFFSESSTSAETKVAKQNALRHIAAKAFDYMHTHTALETVVYAVELLEDDALFNAGIGSQIQSDGVIRMSASVMDGRTLKFSGVINIENVKNPVRVAERLLAVDDRVLGGEGATRFARQQGFAEFSTEIPQRRREYEAKLAATGTGTVGCVALDAQGNIAAATSTGGKGFEIPGRISDSATAAGNYANAHCGVSCTGVGEDIVSAAVATKIVTRVTDGLPLAEAFSRTFNELKPFDGFAGAIAIDKDGNLYHQDSHPSMVFASFDGTNFQVFG from the coding sequence ATGAAACTGATTATTCACGGCGGCTTTTTCAGCGAATCGTCAACCAGCGCCGAAACCAAGGTGGCCAAGCAAAACGCGCTTCGCCATATTGCCGCAAAAGCATTTGACTACATGCACACGCACACCGCACTCGAAACTGTAGTGTATGCAGTAGAATTGCTGGAAGACGATGCGTTGTTTAACGCCGGCATCGGTTCGCAGATTCAAAGCGATGGTGTGATACGCATGAGTGCATCGGTTATGGACGGGCGCACGCTGAAGTTCAGCGGTGTGATTAATATTGAAAATGTAAAGAATCCGGTGCGTGTGGCAGAAAGGCTGCTTGCGGTTGATGATCGTGTGCTGGGCGGTGAAGGAGCCACGCGTTTTGCACGGCAGCAGGGCTTCGCCGAATTCAGTACCGAAATTCCGCAGCGCCGCCGTGAGTACGAGGCCAAACTGGCCGCCACGGGCACAGGCACAGTAGGCTGCGTGGCGCTGGATGCGCAGGGAAATATTGCCGCCGCCACTTCTACCGGCGGAAAAGGCTTTGAAATTCCCGGCCGCATTTCCGACTCAGCCACCGCTGCAGGCAACTACGCCAATGCACACTGCGGTGTTAGCTGCACCGGCGTGGGCGAAGATATTGTGAGCGCAGCTGTGGCCACCAAAATTGTTACCCGCGTTACCGACGGCTTGCCGCTGGCCGAAGCATTCAGCCGCACGTTCAATGAACTTAAACCGTTCGACGGATTTGCCGGCGCTATCGCCATCGACAAAGATGGCAATTTGTATCATCAGGACTCGCACCCGAGCATGGTGTTTGCGAGTTTTGACGGTACAAACTTTCAGGTTTTTGGCTGA